ttttttactaattacTTGAGAAGTACTATTcatggagtataatattattCATTAACTCAATTGGCAACTAGATATGAGAGTTTTTCGCTCTTGGATATATTAGTGATCAGTCAAGAGATAAGAGATTCCAATTTATACCACAACACCTTTTTGAGTTAATGCTATTGCAAAATACTACTATTTGCAATCTATTACAGAATTGGAATCACAATGATGTATGCGCTTTTAttagtttaaattttaaattatacctAATGTTTACGGTTTAATTACTTTCATTAATATTAGaacaaatacataattaatttcaCAATTAACGTGTCATAATTTGCGCTTATGGCGCACACCTAAGTTTTCCACAAACAAGATTTGAGAGTTTTTTTGTATGGTGCAACAAGAAGAAGATTGAGACCCCTTTTCAGTTTTTTGCAAGTGGCGAATGATTGATTATAAACCAAAATATTGAACAAAAAACGAATAAAATTCAACAAGAATGGTAAACAAAACAAATGTgaacagaatataaaattaaatttgaagcaacaaaaaattataagtaGTGAATTACAGACGACTCTGCTGGGGATCGAACCCAGAATCTCTGGTTCCGTAGACCAGCGCCTTATCCATTGGGCCACAGAGTCCTTGAATTTATCGTTCATCGCTATGCCTTTTATATTATCAGACGATATTTAGTTCAATCATAGTCTATTACAAAATGTTATGAAGTTTCAAATCATTTTTCGAAAATTAACAATACACCAGttacttttaaaaatatatacgtTACACCTATTCTAAGTACATAACCCATACTAATATCAGATATTGAAAATTGACTTCATTAAGATTGTCACTACAAAACTATAGAAGGTAGTTGATCTCGATAAATAAATCTAGAATACACATAGAGGTAGTTGTGGTATCATTgacaaattatatattatacTCTCTTGGTTGtttgttccatagtagtagaatcattttattttcatgttCCACACATTTCTTGTATCTCTTTCTCATGACTATTACATTTAGGACCCGTTTTATTGCTGCCTAAACCCAGATTAAGGTATGAGGGGCCCACCACAATCCAGCGTTTGATACATTTGTGCTGTTTTCCTAATGATCCGGGTTTAATCTTTTCGACCCGGCTTTGTTCCCTGTTGGGGTTGGAAAAAAGGCTAAAAATAGTCCGTCACTTTCTTATGGATTATAAACCTTAGTCACCGCCTCCATCTGGATTAAGGAGCAAAATGGCTACCGTGCCCCTCCAATCTGCAATTTCCACATCCAAACTTGGAGAGTAAGGAGGCGATTTAATTGCTGCATACGAACCAGCTTGTAAGCATTCGGTATAATCTTACAAACAATTTCATTTTGTATGGTCATTCATACTAGCCGCCGATTTAATTGCTGCATACTGGGGCGATTTAATTGACGACATACGAGGCGATTTAATTGCTGCATACTGATCGCATTTTCTTTTTGTATGACTATTCATTGTAGCCGGCGCAATTGGGGGTTCTGCGAGTTGCAGATTAGGGGATACAAACCTTCTCGAGGGCTATGGCGAACAGGATTACAAAAAGTGTTGCCACGCTTCAGCAAGTGGAAGAAATGGTCCAAACCCTACAATTTGATGTAAGCATTGCTATTTTGTTGTACCTGAGAAGGAACCGACGGCGTGTGCGTGTGAGTACTCTGCTAAGACGGGCTCGATTTGGTCGTCGGAATCGAATTCCTGCACAAGTGAGGCACCTAAATCGGCTTAAGGGAGTATCAGATATTGCATGTTTTGATAATCTTCGTATGGATCGAAACACATTTGGACGATTGTGCTTTCTTCTACGCCAAACAGGGGAGTTAGTCGATGGTAAGTATGTGAAGATAGAAGAACAAGTTGCCATGTTCTTGTCAGTTCTTGCACACCACAAAAAGAACAGAATAGTTAAATTTGACTTCTTGAGGTCCGGGTTCACAGTTTCTAAGTATGTTCATGCTGTGCTACGGGCGGTGCTTCGGCTCCATCGGTCGTTTCTCGTTGTTCCTGATCCCGTGGCTGAAGACTGCAACGATAACAGGTGGAAGTGGTTCAAGGTATTCCCAAAAATATGTACAAATTTTGGTTGATTTATGTGTATATGGTGGCCTTTGTAATTGCCACGTGGATGTTATATTGATTTATGTGTATATGGAGGCCTTTGTAATTGCTATGTGGGTGTTATATTGATTTATGTGTATACGGAGGCCTCTGTCTCCGTTGCTATGCGAAAGTTTGAGTGATAATGTTGTTGTAGGGGTGACTTGGTGCATTAGATGGAACACACATAAATTTACAGGTGCTCAACGCCGATAAGCCTCGTTATCGTAGCAGGAAAGGTCAAATTTGCACCAACACTCTTGCGGTCTGTGATCGGCGGATGCGATTTGTATATGTCTTGACGGGCTGGGAGGGCTCAGCTGGAGACAGTCGTGTGCTACGCGATGCTTTGAGTCGTGATTAGGGATTGAGAGTACCGAAAGGTACATTTTAGTTTTAACTCTTCCATTTTATTAATGCTTGcaatattttctcatttcaaaTACCATACTTAGGCAACTACTACCTATGTGACAATGGTTATGCAAACTGTGAGGGGTTCCTAACACCCTATAAAGGAGTCCGTTACCATTTAAAAGAATGGGGTCCTGCAACGGAAGCCCCAAAAAACCCCCAGGAAATTTTCAACATGTATCACACTCGAGCAAGGAATGTGATTGAACGTGCGTTTGCCGTACTGAAAATGCGGTGGGGGATCTTGAGAAGTGCCTCATTTTATCCAGTCGGGGTCCAAACTAATATCATACTTGCTTGCTTCTTGCTCCATAATTTTATACGCTCTGAGATGGAATCGGACCCGATTGAGCTGGCTGTCGCTAACGAAGAAGATGGAAATGAAGAAGATGTGCAGGATGGTGATTTCGTGGCTGGTGTAGAACCTTCCCAAGGCTGGACCAATGCACGTGATGCTATGGCAGCGTCAATGTGGGCTGCGGTGAGAGTTtcatatgtattttttaaatatgcACATTGTTTATATTGTCATATAAAAAACATGTTGCATCATCTTCATGAAAGACTAAtatttatttccttcttttGTGCTGTAGTACATGGGAGAAGATGCATAAGAATCAATAGAATTTGCGGCATGAAGCTTCACTTTTTGGACTAGAACCGTGTATTTTTTAAGTTTGTGGAGAAAATGTAATCATATGCTTGTATCACTATTCTGTACTATGTTTTATTGACATATTTGGATTTGTGGTTTTATGTTTGATGGCTGATCCGTATTTGGAGTGGTGCTCTACAAATTAAACAAGCAATATTTAATTAGCAAGTGCTTCACagtggattttttttaataattcacATTAACATACCTTCCTTACAATGCCAACCTCGTCGCTATATTAACACAAAAGGGGAGGCGTACATTTTGGGAAATATATACCTAGTAAATTGACAAAAGGAGGACTATGCAGTGGGCATTGTAGCAATATAACTTTAGTAAGTGCTTCACCAAGCACTTACTTTAGTAAGTGCTTTCCCTAAGCTTAACATGACTTCCTTACTTTGCCAACCTCGTAGATATAGTGTCACAAAAGGGGAGGCGTGCATTTTGGAAATATATACCTAGTAGGGCAAAAGGAGGGCTATGCATGGTCTGCATAGCTCACAGTCAGTGCTTCCTATACCCACCAAAAGGGCTCCAAGAAGCGGATGAGTACACATTTGGCGAGCAATCTGGAGGAGTCAGTTGTTTGACGATGTCATCTAGCTTTGGCTTTCCCAATGACGAATCAAGTTTCACACCGTTCGGAGGAGAATAATAGGGCGGGAGATGGCCATTGTTGGACTCACGGTCGCGAGAATCCCCTTCTTCATCGAATAGCTTGCGACGAACCGAACCACTCACAGTGATAAGAGGTGAGTTCACTTCGCCAGGATCAGTGGGCGTGGTGATGGTATGCACAAACCGTGGAGACAGAATTTCAGTGGAGTCAGAGATAACGATCACATTTGGCGAATCTTCGACCTTGACGTCCTCCATGCCAAATACAATAGCGAGACGGGAGAAATCAAGTTCGTCACAGTGGAAGTAAGCAGCGGCGAACGGCTGATACTATACAGGTAAATAAACCTAGTACGTAAGCATTCAAAATGTTGCTAAAAGGAGGGCGAATATGACAAGCAATAGAACTCACCTTAAAGATTTTTTTCCACACAGCTTCATCTGCCTGAATGATGTGGTCTTTCACATCCCATGTTACTCCATAAGTCGCCACAACAGCCTTGAATGTACGATATCGCAGCTCGAAGAACTGCATTCGCTCTTTGATATCATCAGGAGTGAGCTTACAACCCAATTTCGTGAGAACCGCGTGGCTTGCTTCGAAGAAAACCTCAGCCGGCACTTGCTTCCCATTCCATCCGCGGACAGATTTCATCCTGATGGCCGTTGAGAGGATAACATCGTCCACACTCGGGCTCCACAACCCCTTGAAAAAGAACTTGGCTTGGAGGGGGATGGACATACTCATCCTATGAAACGGCAGTTTTTTTGAAATAACAAGACGAGGGACCTGGTTCTCTATTAGAGTGAAGAGAATTACTTTTTAATTAGAGTGTTTAGGAGCATTTTATAAAAGCTTAAGTTGGTTGTTGCGGGTGGAACCACCACCATATTTATTGGTTACTTCATTAAAGGCATTTAATATGTGAATGACGTTTTCCTACCGCGAACCCTATCGACGCCGCACATCACAACCTCCATTGAAAGGATAAGCCTCTGTACGTCGAACTCACCTTTAATATGTGATGTTATGTTCATTGAAAATGGATTATCCAAACATGATCATAAATGGTAATGTTAGGAGGTAGGTTTGGAGCATTTACGCCACTCTACCTAACAAAAATCAAGCGATTCCACATCTAACAAATACTAAGATAAACCCTGGGGGCTCATATATTTCTCCTTTCACCGTGCGGCCTGCAAAATCTCAATCAGGGAGACAACGGAGCACTCAGACGATGGCAACATCAAGCACAAGTGCTCTTGCTAAGTAAGTTTCAAACGCCTCACGGTTCCTCATTTTAAAGTTTGTTTCCTCAGGCTAagcaacaacaacaaatattaattGTGTTGCACTTTTGGGAGTAGTGTTCGGTGTGCGGATTACTATCGGTTGCCAAGTTTCTTGAAGCGGTTCTCACGATTTCGGAACTGCGAGAGCATTGTAAGACTGTAGTTTTCTCTTGTTTGCAACTGTAGTATATATGCTTAAATATCAAAgttcaatattttcaaatgtagcGCATTCCAGCACAGTGGGTGAGAGAGTATGGGACTGAGCTCCCACTCCATTGCACACTCTCAATGGCAAATGGAAACCGGTGGGTAGTGACAATGATAAAATTTGCCAATGGTTGTTACTTCATGTCTGGATGGGAAATATTTGTGAAAGATAATTATATATCCCACGGGGATGGCCTAACGTTCACTCATATTGGAGCCGGAGAATTCCATGTGATGCGCTACGACGCTAAGAATGGTTGCCCTCACCGGGACGATTATGATGGTGGGTCTGCAACGTTTACCACACACGTGAAGAGATTTCttgtaattaattatataaatttatgtcGAACTCGTCTTGTAATTTCCATGTAGTGTGGGATCCCTCATGGGAAGGTCCAGCCAAGGTAGAGCCTGATTTGGACACCTCGGACGACTACGAGTCATTTGAAAATGACTCTTCAGACGACTCTGGAGCGGAAGACAACCCAGCGCCTGAGGATTTGGAGGTGGGAGTGATTCCACAGTTTAGTGTGATGCTGAAGAAGCCCAAGCATGAGCTTTCATTAGTAAGAGACTTCATTGCTATAAAATTTTTGTgttaatatatattttagttttattcagTCAATGCAGTCAATTGGTATTGGTAGTTGCAAGTTCAATACCGTGGGTGGAAGCCCAATTCACTGATTTCTAAACTCCAATTGTCATGCCATAGTATTTTCAATTGCAGAGTTTTCCATCGGGTTTCTGTAAGAAACATCTTTGTATGATTTCATCGGAGTGTGTTGGGGCATATTTTACGGTGGAGGATCGGACTTGGCAGATGGTGCTCCGCAACAAGCATGGCAAGATTCGCACTAAACGTGGGTGGAAGCGATTCATGATCGGTAACCGTGTCCGCGCAGGGATGCGGTGCACCTTTCAGTTAATCGACGTTGACGAGGTACAATTCTATGTTACCTTTCAAGTTTGATTTGGTGGACTAATGTTATGCCTTCTTCCGCTTTTGAATGATGTTGCATCATGAAACCATTAAGTTTTTGGGGTGTACTTGGATTTTTGTTAAGCCTTTCATGGAAGAATCTGTTATTGTATGCTTACTCTTCACAAATGTGTGCCCACTGATGCATCATTTCTACGGTTGATAGGGGAGTAGAAACTTCACAAAGATTCTGTTCATGTATGTTTAATTTTCACAAAGAATCTGTTATAGTATGATATGAACCAGTTTTTGTATGCTTCATCTTCTTGAAATATCAGTTGCTGATAGGGGAGTAGAAATAAATACTTCTAATGCCATAACTACTGATCCATTCATACAAAAGCCACGTCCCTTACAGTTTGTAGTTCAAACCCCATACATTCATGCTACTATATACAAAAAGCCCTTCAACCTACCGCAAAAGATGAGACTTCCACATCCAAATTTCCCTACCGAGCTTCATATCTACATCAGGAAATATAAAGCAAATACATACTGCAATAATAAGTAGGGTACGTGGTCGAGCTGCTACGATTCTTAAATGACGACAACCTTCTCCAAGGCCCGGTACACATAAGCTTGTTTCGCCATTGGAGGGAGGCTCATAAAGAAGTCAAGCTTCTCAACCTTCTCCAGTATGAAGTCAGAGGCATCAAAGATTTGGCCGAGTGTCAGTCCCGGGATGCCACTCACTAGTTCAAACACTTCCTGTCGAGCCTTAGCCAGATCAAATTCATACCCAATTCGATTGGCAAGATGTTCGAGCCTGTCATTGGTAGCTTCATGCATCTTCGAAATCACTTGCACCAAGTCATCAAAATCATCCCTCGACTTACGTTTCTTCTTGTTGCGCGCTTGAGGGGCACCGTCCTTCGCTGAGCTGAACGCGCTGTCATCATTAGTTGCAGGGGATGTGTGGTCGTGCTCCATTGACTGATCGAATGAGCTGTCGAAGCTAACGTGGTACTCGTCTCCGTTGATGTCAGCAGGGAGTGGCTGGACGTGCAACTGTTCAACAGCAGCTTCAGTGTCTTTGGAAGACTCACCATTCGCTCGGTCTTTGCCAAACACGATCGTCCAATCGTCGTAGTAAGGCCAAGCCTTGTTTCGCAGAAAGCGTGCACCACAATCAGCCTACAAAAATCAGGTATTGCTATGTGAATGATGTTTAAAACATGAAGAAGCAAATTAATGAAAAAGTAGATGGTGATATAGAGGAGCTCAAACACATTTGTAACCAACCTTGATAATTTGCTCCCACTGCTCCTCATTACAGTCGATCTTGTAGTCCCCATTCAAATTAAACCCGACTCCACTAAGGCCCAAGACCATCGAAAGCGCACCATAGATTTTCTTCCAAGTATGGATTTTTGAAGAGATATGTGGATTTGCTTTGAGGTCGCACCTGGGAAACGCAAGGCGTAGAGAGTCTTCGAGCTTCTGTTGGTAGCCATTACGAAATCCGTTGTCGGATTTCCAGCCCAAAGACACCAATTCCTTTAAGCTACCCAGGAGGCACATCTCCTCTGCTGCAGTCCAGCTACGACGTGTCCGGTCCGACTTCCCCTGCTTCCGCCCACTTGTGGGGAAACCTGGTTATAATGTAACATACATTTGCATATACGAACATATTCAGTTCACTTGAAACGACAAACACTGATTTCTCAataaacaacaacaaatattataagTTCCTACACCTCCAATGTTGTCTGACATCCAGATGCTTCCAACGGATCGTTGAGAGCTCGCCATTGGTTTCAATGCACGGGAAGGATTAGCTCGAACTCGTCTTGGACTGCGGCGAGACTAGGTGTGTGGATGGCGGTCGTCTGATTTAGGGTGAAGACCACTCCTTATATAATGGAGTTACGTCTGAGGCGGGAAGATTAATTGGAGTGGCGGGATACATTTAGGGCTAAATTCGATTTTCTTCATTTGGGAAATGAAGAAGACAGTTCACACAATTTTGAGGATAAAAAGGTAAATGCAACTTCTTAATCCTCAGTCCACAAACGTGCCCAAACGACCGAAACGGGTTAACCAAATATTTAGCCCAACCCATTTTTTTCAATTGCTATAA
This portion of the Salvia splendens isolate huo1 chromosome 10, SspV2, whole genome shotgun sequence genome encodes:
- the LOC121750345 gene encoding uncharacterized protein LOC121750345 isoform X2, with the translated sequence MSMSIPLQAKFFFKGLWSPSVDDVILSTAIRMKSVRGWNGKQVPAEVFFEASHAVLTKLGCKLTPDDIKERMQFFELRYRTFKAVVATYGVTWDVKDHIIQADEAVWKKIFKPFAAAYFHCDELDFSRLAIVFGMEDVKVEDSPNVIVISDSTEILSPRFVHTITTPTDPGEVNSPLITVSGSVRRKLFDEEGDSRDRESNNGHLPPYYSPPNGVKLDSSLGKPKLDDIVKQLTPPDCSPNVYSSASWSPFGGYRKH
- the LOC121750345 gene encoding uncharacterized protein LOC121750345 isoform X1, which translates into the protein MSMSIPLQAKFFFKGLWSPSVDDVILSTAIRMKSVRGWNGKQVPAEVFFEASHAVLTKLGCKLTPDDIKERMQFFELRYRTFKAVVATYGVTWDVKDHIIQADEAVWKKIFKYQPFAAAYFHCDELDFSRLAIVFGMEDVKVEDSPNVIVISDSTEILSPRFVHTITTPTDPGEVNSPLITVSGSVRRKLFDEEGDSRDRESNNGHLPPYYSPPNGVKLDSSLGKPKLDDIVKQLTPPDCSPNVYSSASWSPFGGYRKH
- the LOC121753190 gene encoding uncharacterized protein LOC121753190; amino-acid sequence: MATSSTSALANVRCADYYRLPSFLKRFSRFRNCESIRIPAQWVREYGTELPLHCTLSMANGNRWVVTMIKFANGCYFMSGWEIFVKDNYISHGDGLTFTHIGAGEFHVMRYDAKNGCPHRDDYDVWDPSWEGPAKVEPDLDTSDDYESFENDSSDDSGAEDNPAPEDLEVGVIPQFSVMLKKPKHELSLSFPSGFCKKHLCMISSECVGAYFTVEDRTWQMVLRNKHGKIRTKRGWKRFMIGNRVRAGMRCTFQLIDVDEVQFYVTFQV
- the LOC121753189 gene encoding uncharacterized protein LOC121753189, which produces MASSQRSVGSIWMSDNIGGFPTSGRKQGKSDRTRRSWTAAEEMCLLGSLKELVSLGWKSDNGFRNGYQQKLEDSLRLAFPRCDLKANPHISSKIHTWKKIYGALSMVLGLSGVGFNLNGDYKIDCNEEQWEQIIKADCGARFLRNKAWPYYDDWTIVFGKDRANGESSKDTEAAVEQLHVQPLPADINGDEYHVSFDSSFDQSMEHDHTSPATNDDSAFSSAKDGAPQARNKKKRKSRDDFDDLVQVISKMHEATNDRLEHLANRIGYEFDLAKARQEVFELVSGIPGLTLGQIFDASDFILEKVEKLDFFMSLPPMAKQAYVYRALEKVVVI